In Cloacibacillus sp., the following are encoded in one genomic region:
- a CDS encoding M20/M25/M40 family metallo-hydrolase, producing the protein MDREELLKLIKELVAIPSVTESACESAPGEWLYARLSALSYFKEHPDFLKLIDTPLEGSQHRLKSLTARVDAAKKTRRTVLLIGHYDVVDVACYGENADAAFDTERLAEIFKADDETLYGRGTMDMKCGAAIETALIESFAKDESLFDVNLVMALVGDEENASAGMRGLLPALSEMQKEGLEFIAAVNTEPGEAGQSGAVGPMVFLGTLGKLMPAFYIRGRDAHVGNCYDGFSALLAASRLVCWAEGSPHLADPLHGRCQPSWICLDMRSMRDFYSVTVPDRAYAYFNCFTASESPADVTAQMRYAAAYAIDQTSQQMTASYRALLASGYAGSAFVPPKNSVYTLGELKTMAAARLGDGFYTELKKFTDELPNGDMRQRGIKLAEFIAERSGAVPPYIVCFFLPPWLPVRTTLTDDPRDAAAIAAVRSVERECLEKYGLEMREVEFFAGLCDLSYVGAKLSDEDVAAYAENVPGWGDLYSIPLPEMQALGLPVINMGPSGESPHKKEERLHLRYSLEVLPHLLVSLIKRLAGPCA; encoded by the coding sequence ATGGACAGAGAAGAACTTTTGAAACTTATCAAGGAACTTGTCGCCATTCCCAGCGTCACTGAGAGCGCGTGCGAAAGCGCGCCGGGAGAATGGCTGTATGCGCGCCTTTCCGCGCTCTCCTATTTTAAAGAACATCCAGATTTTCTGAAACTTATAGATACGCCGCTTGAAGGCTCTCAGCACCGGCTCAAATCGCTCACGGCGCGTGTAGACGCGGCAAAGAAGACGCGGCGCACGGTGCTTTTGATAGGCCATTACGATGTGGTGGACGTCGCCTGCTACGGCGAGAACGCGGATGCCGCCTTTGACACGGAACGGCTTGCCGAAATTTTTAAAGCTGACGATGAGACGCTCTACGGGCGCGGCACGATGGATATGAAGTGCGGCGCGGCTATAGAGACGGCGCTCATTGAAAGTTTCGCGAAGGACGAATCGCTCTTTGACGTAAATCTGGTCATGGCGCTGGTCGGCGACGAAGAGAACGCCTCGGCCGGAATGCGCGGCCTGCTTCCCGCGCTCTCTGAGATGCAAAAAGAGGGGCTGGAATTCATTGCCGCCGTCAACACGGAGCCGGGAGAGGCGGGGCAGTCCGGCGCGGTAGGTCCGATGGTATTCTTGGGCACGCTGGGCAAGCTGATGCCAGCCTTTTACATCAGAGGCCGCGACGCCCACGTAGGAAATTGTTACGACGGCTTTTCTGCGCTGCTTGCCGCCTCGCGCCTCGTCTGCTGGGCCGAGGGCAGCCCGCATTTGGCAGACCCGCTGCACGGCCGCTGTCAGCCGTCGTGGATATGTCTCGATATGCGCTCGATGCGCGATTTTTACAGCGTTACGGTGCCGGACCGCGCCTACGCCTATTTCAACTGTTTCACCGCATCAGAAAGCCCGGCTGACGTCACGGCGCAGATGAGATACGCCGCGGCCTACGCCATAGACCAGACCTCGCAGCAGATGACGGCCTCCTACCGCGCTCTGCTTGCTTCGGGATACGCCGGCTCTGCGTTCGTTCCGCCGAAGAACTCCGTCTACACGCTGGGCGAGCTGAAGACGATGGCTGCGGCGCGTCTTGGCGACGGTTTTTACACGGAGCTTAAAAAATTCACGGATGAACTTCCAAATGGCGACATGAGACAGCGAGGCATAAAACTTGCGGAGTTCATCGCGGAACGCTCCGGCGCTGTGCCTCCGTATATAGTCTGCTTTTTCCTGCCGCCGTGGCTGCCCGTGCGCACGACGCTTACGGACGACCCGCGCGACGCGGCGGCTATAGCGGCCGTGCGCTCGGTGGAACGCGAGTGTCTTGAAAAATACGGCCTCGAAATGCGCGAGGTGGAATTTTTTGCGGGGCTCTGTGACTTGAGCTACGTCGGCGCGAAGCTCTCAGACGAAGATGTCGCGGCCTACGCCGAGAACGTCCCGGGCTGGGGCGACCTCTACTCGATACCGCTGCCCGAGATGCAGGCGCTGGGGCTGCCGGTCATAAACATGGGGCCAAGCGGCGAGTCTCCGCATAAAAAAGAGGAGCGGCTGCATCTGCGCTACTCGCTGGAAGTGCTGCCGCATCTTCTTGTCTCGCTGATAAAAAGGCTGGCCGGCCCTTGTGCCTAA
- the amrA gene encoding AmmeMemoRadiSam system protein A produces the protein MSITAGIMLPHPPLIVPAVGRGEESKITATAKACEKAAAFVAQQAPKRVIITSPHATAYADYFHISPGGGASGSFAQFGAPNAAFRADYDREFTKALSAAAEREGFPAGTLGERDKKLDHATMVPLYFLEKTMDLSQTKFVRIGLSGLTAQEHYRLGILIKETAEKLGGNTVFIASGDLSHRLSADGPYGYNEAGPKYDARIMDVMGRGAFGELFDFSEEECEEAGECGQRSFVIMAGAFDGRDVKAEKLSYEGPFGVGYGVCTFTAGANDESRRFLALYEENEARRTSDLRKNEDQFVRLARASIESYVKNGTKLSEPSGLPPELTKRRAGVFVSLKKEGRLRGCIGTTSPTQSSVAREIIQNAISAATQDPRFEPVRPDELEKITCSVDVLGPTEPIASESELDVKKFGVIVTRGARRGLLLPNLEGVGSVRQQIEIAKQKAGIRPDETVSLERFEVVRHY, from the coding sequence ATGTCGATAACAGCAGGAATAATGCTCCCGCACCCCCCGCTCATAGTGCCGGCTGTGGGACGCGGCGAGGAAAGCAAAATAACGGCTACGGCAAAAGCCTGTGAAAAAGCGGCCGCGTTCGTCGCGCAGCAGGCGCCGAAGAGGGTGATAATCACCTCGCCGCACGCCACGGCCTACGCGGACTACTTCCACATATCGCCCGGCGGCGGGGCCTCCGGCAGCTTCGCCCAGTTCGGCGCGCCAAATGCCGCCTTCCGCGCGGATTACGACCGCGAGTTCACGAAGGCGCTCTCGGCCGCAGCTGAGCGCGAGGGATTTCCCGCGGGCACGCTCGGCGAACGCGACAAAAAACTGGACCACGCGACGATGGTCCCGCTATATTTTCTTGAAAAAACGATGGACCTCTCGCAGACAAAATTTGTGCGCATCGGGCTTTCGGGCCTCACGGCGCAGGAACATTACCGGCTTGGCATACTCATAAAAGAGACGGCGGAAAAGCTCGGCGGAAACACCGTCTTCATCGCAAGCGGAGATCTTTCGCACAGGCTTTCCGCTGACGGCCCCTACGGCTACAACGAAGCGGGGCCGAAATACGACGCGCGCATCATGGACGTGATGGGGCGCGGCGCCTTCGGAGAGCTTTTTGATTTCTCCGAAGAGGAGTGTGAAGAGGCGGGAGAGTGCGGACAGCGCTCGTTCGTAATAATGGCGGGCGCTTTCGACGGGCGCGACGTAAAGGCCGAAAAACTTTCTTACGAGGGGCCGTTCGGCGTAGGCTACGGCGTCTGCACCTTCACCGCCGGCGCGAACGACGAAAGCCGCCGCTTTCTCGCGCTGTACGAAGAAAACGAGGCGCGGCGCACATCGGACCTTCGCAAAAACGAAGACCAGTTCGTGCGGCTTGCGCGCGCCTCAATAGAGTCATACGTAAAAAACGGCACGAAACTTTCCGAACCCTCCGGCCTTCCTCCAGAACTGACGAAACGACGCGCCGGCGTCTTTGTATCGCTCAAAAAAGAGGGACGGCTGCGCGGCTGCATCGGAACGACATCGCCAACACAAAGCTCCGTCGCGCGGGAGATAATCCAGAACGCAATAAGCGCCGCGACGCAGGACCCGCGCTTTGAGCCGGTGCGCCCCGACGAGCTGGAAAAAATCACCTGCTCCGTAGACGTTCTCGGCCCCACGGAGCCTATAGCCTCAGAGTCGGAGCTTGACGTAAAAAAATTTGGCGTCATCGTGACGCGCGGCGCAAGACGGGGGCTGCTTCTGCCAAACCTGGAGGGCGTCGGCAGCGTGCGTCAGCAGATAGAAATAGCGAAACAAAAGGCCGGCATCCGCCCCGACGAAACGGTAAGCCTTGAAAGATTTGAGGTGGTGCGCCATTACTAA
- a CDS encoding M14 family metallopeptidase translates to MKKIFCIALISALVGLISCGMAFAVSLDEMKTPAEASNYTKTSSSKEVLDFCNNVAKQSGGRIRVEHIGYSPMGKQMIVMVIGNPAPASPEKVGKDKVVCYLNNNIHSGEIEGKEASLILAREIAQGKHDDILKDVVIIINPNHNLDGNDMLGEHRIDSQPEPKLVGSRLTAQGLNLNRDFTKLEQPENKAIMKVMKKWQPSLILDAHTTNGSRIRHAVTYHWSYNANTDKELSDFNSKVFIPSAMGKGSMLDVKFGRTARPYGNFFKPGEDWWIDDPNGGYWSKTADEDLPRYAFNYVGLRKMVSVLLECYSWDPYKTRVETQYSCIYGTISALSKHKDEVKNFVQKLNDKETGREKNGLNGEMIVLTTSRDVTEMISIDSYEYTAPWEADLSKPKTYQLKHLSTFTPITQRYLPAYYFIPEGYFNVINNLLLHDIEVARLKSDVKVTVNEFKKFDHEIDPAFGYYEGHTRRLLTSGDWAESEKSIPAGTYVVTTSQRNGKLAGVLLEPESNDGLASWNFFDTGINKKKAARVFPVMKSLADYAVIDKNNLEQVTETPLDWEAPKDEPADNGGGSSGCNAAAAGAFAALLVAAGGVLVLRRKK, encoded by the coding sequence ATGAAGAAAATTTTTTGTATTGCTCTAATATCCGCTTTAGTCGGCCTGATAAGCTGCGGCATGGCATTTGCCGTATCTCTGGATGAAATGAAAACTCCGGCGGAAGCGTCAAATTATACCAAAACTTCATCCAGCAAAGAAGTTCTTGATTTCTGCAACAATGTTGCCAAGCAGAGCGGAGGTCGAATCCGCGTTGAACACATCGGATACTCCCCCATGGGCAAACAGATGATCGTCATGGTCATAGGCAATCCGGCTCCAGCATCGCCAGAAAAGGTCGGAAAGGACAAGGTCGTATGTTATCTCAACAACAATATACATTCCGGTGAAATAGAAGGAAAAGAGGCCTCTCTCATCCTCGCTCGAGAGATCGCTCAGGGAAAGCATGACGATATACTCAAAGACGTAGTCATTATAATCAACCCAAATCACAACCTTGACGGAAACGACATGCTTGGTGAACACAGAATAGATTCCCAGCCCGAACCTAAGCTCGTCGGCTCACGTCTCACGGCGCAAGGTCTCAATCTCAACCGCGACTTTACAAAACTAGAGCAGCCCGAAAACAAGGCCATAATGAAGGTTATGAAAAAATGGCAGCCTTCACTAATACTTGACGCGCACACGACTAACGGATCAAGGATACGCCATGCCGTCACTTATCACTGGTCATATAATGCTAATACGGATAAAGAACTCTCAGACTTTAACTCAAAAGTATTTATCCCTTCCGCGATGGGAAAAGGCTCAATGCTCGACGTTAAGTTTGGCAGAACTGCGCGTCCCTACGGCAACTTTTTCAAGCCTGGAGAAGACTGGTGGATCGACGACCCGAACGGGGGATACTGGTCGAAAACCGCAGATGAGGACCTCCCTAGATACGCCTTCAACTATGTGGGGCTTCGGAAGATGGTTTCCGTTCTGCTTGAATGCTATTCATGGGACCCCTACAAAACACGTGTAGAGACTCAGTACTCCTGTATCTACGGAACTATCTCGGCTCTCTCAAAACATAAGGACGAGGTCAAGAATTTTGTCCAGAAGCTTAACGACAAGGAAACCGGAAGAGAAAAGAACGGCCTTAACGGAGAGATGATCGTGCTCACCACAAGCCGCGACGTGACCGAGATGATCTCGATAGATTCCTACGAATATACCGCGCCATGGGAAGCCGACCTCAGCAAGCCAAAGACATATCAGCTGAAGCACCTCAGCACTTTCACGCCTATTACGCAGAGATACCTCCCTGCCTATTACTTCATTCCTGAAGGATATTTTAATGTTATCAACAATCTCCTGCTTCATGATATAGAGGTTGCGCGTCTGAAAAGCGACGTGAAGGTTACGGTCAACGAGTTTAAGAAATTTGATCACGAAATCGATCCCGCATTCGGTTATTATGAGGGACATACACGACGTCTGCTGACAAGCGGCGATTGGGCGGAATCAGAAAAGAGCATACCAGCGGGTACGTATGTAGTAACCACATCACAGCGCAACGGTAAACTGGCCGGCGTCCTTCTTGAACCCGAATCAAACGACGGCCTCGCCAGCTGGAATTTCTTTGACACTGGCATAAACAAGAAGAAAGCTGCGAGAGTATTCCCAGTAATGAAATCTCTCGCGGACTACGCTGTAATCGACAAAAATAACCTTGAACAGGTGACGGAGACGCCCTTAGACTGGGAAGCTCCTAAAGATGAACCAGCAGACAACGGCGGCGGTTCAAGCGGGTGCAACGCGGCGGCTGCCGGAGCTTTCGCAGCGTTGCTTGTTGCAGCTGGCGGAGTGTTGGTGTTACGCAGAAAGAAATAA
- a CDS encoding energy-coupling factor ABC transporter permease, with translation MHMADALLSPSVGLVMCAASAGAVAWSVSKIKKEGLCDQKIPLMAVTGAFVFAAQMINFTIPATGSSGHIGGGVLLAAMLGGAPALLSIAAVLMIQALFFADGGLLALGANIFNMGVIPCLFVYPLLFAPIVRRGLTKKNIMVASMLSVVVGLQLGAFAVVLETLASSITALPFSTFALLMQPIHAAIGVVEGLVTASILSFVAQARPEILECGKLSSDVSAVSFKKVLVALVAATAITGGALSLFASAYPDGLEWAMEKTAGAAALETSGPVFAAASAVQAKTALMPDYAYAGTERGTSAAGLIGSALTFAAAGGAGWLISKNRQRRA, from the coding sequence ATGCATATGGCTGACGCTCTTCTTTCGCCCTCGGTGGGACTTGTGATGTGCGCCGCAAGCGCCGGCGCCGTCGCGTGGTCCGTCTCGAAAATAAAAAAGGAAGGTCTCTGCGACCAAAAGATACCGCTCATGGCTGTGACGGGAGCCTTCGTCTTCGCCGCACAGATGATAAACTTCACCATCCCGGCTACCGGCTCTAGCGGACATATCGGCGGCGGAGTGCTGCTTGCCGCGATGCTCGGCGGCGCGCCGGCGCTGCTTTCGATAGCCGCCGTTCTGATGATCCAGGCGCTCTTTTTCGCGGACGGCGGACTGCTCGCGCTTGGCGCCAACATCTTCAACATGGGAGTCATTCCCTGCCTTTTCGTCTACCCGCTATTATTCGCGCCAATAGTAAGGCGCGGCCTCACGAAAAAAAATATAATGGTAGCATCGATGCTTTCAGTCGTCGTAGGCCTCCAGCTCGGCGCCTTCGCGGTCGTCCTTGAAACGCTCGCCTCCAGCATCACCGCTCTGCCGTTTTCGACCTTCGCGCTGCTGATGCAGCCGATACACGCGGCGATCGGCGTAGTCGAAGGGCTTGTGACGGCCTCCATACTGTCGTTCGTTGCGCAGGCGCGTCCGGAAATACTCGAATGCGGCAAGCTTTCATCGGACGTCTCCGCGGTTTCGTTCAAAAAGGTGCTTGTGGCGCTTGTCGCAGCCACAGCCATAACGGGCGGCGCGCTTTCGCTATTTGCCTCCGCCTACCCAGACGGCCTAGAATGGGCGATGGAGAAGACGGCCGGAGCCGCCGCGCTTGAAACAAGCGGCCCAGTTTTTGCCGCAGCGTCCGCCGTGCAGGCAAAAACCGCGCTGATGCCCGATTACGCCTACGCCGGCACAGAGAGGGGAACATCCGCCGCCGGCCTCATCGGTAGCGCGCTCACCTTCGCCGCGGCGGGCGGTGCAGGCTGGCTCATATCAAAAAACAGACAAAGGCGCGCGTAG
- a CDS encoding DEAD/DEAH box helicase: MLYKWQEKALAAIDGKNAILSAPTGSGKTWVAYIWAGLMAPDGTPLLPEGRVIFTAPIKALSNERYLDLKSMGFDVGLETGDFKKNAGAEVLCCTQEIYTLKYAHIPGQKVIVDEFHFIFNDPERARAYIDGLRRTSDASRILVMSATFGNPDRVRDYLEEMARREFILFETEHRSTKLVFRQRGLRFSQIRDALVFAFSKKGVEWIAAQIAKTRHKAGAPKRARLREIAEILEVEKVPETMLRGVGMYFGSMLPKEKLLVEMAFRERIIDVVAGTDALSLGVNLPAETVVFGQMAKFIDGPLTKNEFLQMAGRAGRKGFFDTGYVSYIPRSKCENFDYDTAILYLETLDKPREEAKIRLLPAIGKLLKKEISLDDEASVIADCSMPRRSVRSVKKEVEQALREITQMLLQIKDEKERTKVRKILGDIWNDEMEREVNIAIARLFAQSEAPDAIACAELLKKSERNYLQALLKIKRFANRLPEQYRFSHMEEIDALVNKIDASVFGFEDKIHQIRLTE, from the coding sequence ATGCTCTATAAATGGCAGGAAAAGGCGCTCGCCGCAATCGACGGTAAAAACGCCATCTTATCCGCGCCCACCGGCAGCGGAAAGACATGGGTGGCCTATATATGGGCCGGCCTCATGGCGCCAGACGGCACGCCTCTTTTGCCCGAGGGACGCGTCATCTTCACCGCGCCGATAAAGGCGCTCTCAAACGAGCGCTACCTTGATTTAAAATCTATGGGCTTCGACGTAGGGCTTGAAACCGGCGACTTCAAAAAGAACGCCGGAGCCGAAGTGCTCTGCTGCACGCAGGAGATATACACGTTGAAATACGCGCACATCCCCGGGCAGAAGGTTATCGTCGATGAATTTCACTTCATTTTCAACGACCCGGAGCGCGCCCGCGCCTATATAGACGGTCTGCGCCGCACCTCCGACGCAAGCCGGATACTTGTCATGTCAGCCACCTTCGGCAACCCCGACCGTGTGCGCGATTACCTTGAGGAGATGGCGCGCCGCGAATTTATACTCTTTGAGACGGAGCACCGCTCAACAAAGCTCGTATTCCGCCAGCGCGGCCTGCGCTTTTCACAGATACGCGACGCGCTTGTATTCGCCTTTTCAAAAAAGGGCGTCGAATGGATAGCGGCGCAGATAGCGAAGACGCGCCACAAGGCGGGCGCTCCAAAGCGCGCTCGTCTGCGCGAGATAGCGGAGATACTTGAGGTCGAAAAAGTCCCCGAAACGATGCTTCGCGGCGTCGGCATGTACTTCGGCTCAATGCTGCCGAAAGAAAAGCTGCTCGTCGAGATGGCTTTCCGAGAGCGCATAATCGACGTCGTAGCCGGCACCGACGCGCTTTCGCTTGGCGTCAACCTCCCCGCGGAGACTGTAGTCTTCGGCCAGATGGCGAAATTCATCGACGGCCCGCTCACAAAGAACGAATTTCTCCAGATGGCGGGGCGCGCGGGACGCAAAGGCTTCTTCGACACGGGATACGTCTCCTACATCCCGCGCAGCAAATGTGAAAATTTCGATTACGACACCGCCATACTATATCTTGAAACGCTGGACAAGCCGCGCGAAGAGGCGAAGATAAGGCTGCTTCCCGCCATAGGCAAGCTGCTGAAAAAAGAAATATCGCTTGACGACGAGGCGTCGGTCATAGCGGACTGCTCAATGCCGCGCAGATCCGTCCGCTCCGTCAAAAAAGAGGTGGAGCAGGCGCTGCGCGAGATAACGCAGATGCTTTTGCAAATAAAAGACGAAAAAGAGCGTACGAAGGTGCGCAAAATATTGGGCGACATCTGGAACGATGAGATGGAGCGCGAGGTCAACATAGCCATCGCGCGGCTTTTCGCTCAGTCCGAAGCGCCGGACGCCATAGCCTGTGCAGAGCTGCTCAAAAAGAGCGAGCGCAACTACCTTCAGGCGCTGCTTAAGATAAAACGCTTCGCAAACCGCCTGCCGGAGCAGTACCGCTTCTCGCACATGGAGGAGATAGACGCGCTGGTCAACAAAATAGACGCCTCCGTCTTCGGCTTTGAGGACAAGATACACCAGATACGCCTGACGGAATAA
- the amrS gene encoding AmmeMemoRadiSam system radical SAM enzyme, with product MKDLRWCAITNDTAISCPYCFHHCQLKEGQSGLCHARANHGARSVSLSYGRVASVALDPIEKKPLARFCPGSMILSVGTFGCNLNCPFCQNYELAGAGPDTLVTEELPPARLAELAYSLRERNNIGVAYTYNEPMVGWEYVRDCAKEVRALGMKNVVVTNGSVTEAALAPVLPFIDAWNIDLKGFTEDYYKWLGGDLETVKRFITAAAANAHVELTTLIVPGKNDAEEEMRRMAEWIASVDENIPLHITRFFPRRLVTDRAATSAQTLRELAETAKEKLKTVIIGNV from the coding sequence TTGAAAGATTTGAGGTGGTGCGCCATTACTAACGATACCGCGATAAGCTGCCCATACTGCTTCCACCACTGCCAGCTAAAAGAGGGGCAAAGCGGCCTCTGCCACGCGCGCGCCAACCACGGCGCAAGAAGCGTCAGCCTCAGCTACGGCCGCGTGGCGTCGGTGGCGCTCGACCCAATAGAAAAAAAGCCGCTTGCGCGTTTTTGCCCCGGCTCCATGATACTCTCCGTCGGCACATTCGGATGCAACCTCAACTGCCCCTTCTGCCAGAACTACGAACTGGCTGGCGCGGGCCCTGATACGCTCGTCACGGAGGAGCTGCCTCCGGCGCGTCTTGCGGAGCTTGCGTACAGCTTAAGAGAACGGAACAACATCGGCGTCGCCTACACCTACAACGAGCCGATGGTGGGCTGGGAATACGTGCGCGACTGCGCAAAAGAGGTGCGCGCCCTCGGAATGAAAAACGTCGTCGTCACCAACGGCTCCGTAACGGAGGCGGCGCTTGCCCCGGTGCTGCCCTTCATAGACGCGTGGAACATCGACCTCAAAGGCTTCACGGAAGACTACTACAAATGGCTTGGCGGGGACCTTGAAACGGTGAAACGCTTCATCACGGCCGCCGCGGCCAACGCTCACGTAGAGCTTACGACGCTCATAGTGCCAGGAAAAAACGACGCAGAAGAGGAGATGCGCCGCATGGCGGAGTGGATAGCCTCAGTAGATGAAAACATACCACTGCACATAACGAGATTCTTCCCGCGAAGACTTGTCACAGACCGCGCCGCCACATCTGCGCAAACGCTGCGCGAACTTGCAGAGACGGCAAAAGAAAAACTAAAGACGGTGATCATCGGCAACGTGTAG
- a CDS encoding 3-oxoacid CoA-transferase subunit A, protein MAKPFIKPIITPQEAAAFVKPGASLMVGGFNFGGAPYTVLEALASSDAYDIDLICVDTSYYETKVKGPVGVAALVVNGQLRSLTASHIGLNKRTQQLYTTGELKIELIPMGTFVERIRAGGAGLGGVLTPTGIETVYEEGRETIELDGARYIIERPLKADVALIRAYKADAAGNLIYCGTNRNFNPTMATAAKKVIVEVDEVLPLGGIAPEHVVTPGIFIDALVLKGDGEYASRT, encoded by the coding sequence ATGGCAAAACCATTTATAAAACCGATAATCACCCCGCAGGAAGCCGCCGCATTCGTAAAGCCCGGCGCTTCGCTCATGGTGGGCGGATTCAACTTCGGCGGCGCGCCCTACACCGTACTTGAGGCGCTCGCCTCCTCCGACGCCTATGATATAGACCTTATCTGCGTCGACACCAGCTATTACGAGACAAAGGTAAAAGGCCCGGTAGGAGTGGCCGCGCTCGTCGTAAACGGACAGCTGCGCTCGCTGACAGCCTCGCACATCGGCCTCAACAAACGCACGCAGCAGCTATACACGACGGGCGAGCTGAAAATAGAACTGATCCCGATGGGGACCTTCGTCGAACGCATCCGCGCGGGCGGCGCGGGACTTGGAGGCGTGCTTACGCCGACGGGGATAGAGACCGTATATGAAGAGGGGCGCGAAACGATAGAGCTCGACGGCGCGCGGTACATAATAGAGAGGCCGCTCAAAGCGGACGTTGCGCTCATCCGCGCCTACAAGGCCGACGCCGCCGGCAACCTGATATACTGCGGCACAAACAGAAACTTCAACCCGACAATGGCCACGGCGGCAAAAAAAGTCATCGTAGAGGTGGACGAAGTGCTGCCGCTTGGCGGCATCGCGCCGGAACACGTCGTGACGCCGGGAATTTTTATTGACGCCCTCGTGCTGAAAGGAGACGGCGAATATGCTTCCAGAACGTAG
- a CDS encoding DUF3842 family protein — MKILVIDGQGGGIGKQVVSALRARFPEHGVTAVGTNSIAAAAMLKAGAQKAATGENSVVVCSRDADVIIGPAAIVIADSLLGEITPAMAAAVAQSRAVRILIPVNCCNNIIAGVADLSVGRLIECVMDEIKML; from the coding sequence ATGAAAATACTTGTAATAGACGGGCAGGGCGGCGGCATAGGAAAACAGGTCGTCTCCGCGCTGCGCGCAAGGTTTCCCGAACACGGCGTCACCGCGGTGGGCACCAACAGCATAGCGGCCGCCGCCATGCTGAAGGCCGGCGCGCAAAAAGCGGCCACCGGCGAAAACTCCGTCGTCGTATGCAGCAGAGACGCCGACGTGATAATAGGCCCCGCCGCCATCGTCATAGCGGACTCGCTGCTCGGCGAGATAACGCCCGCGATGGCCGCGGCTGTAGCGCAAAGCCGTGCTGTGCGCATACTCATCCCGGTAAACTGCTGCAACAATATAATAGCGGGGGTCGCCGACCTCTCGGTGGGACGCCTCATTGAATGCGTCATGGACGAAATAAAAATGTTATAA
- a CDS encoding GNAT family N-acetyltransferase, translated as MYDDDVRIRPAKPEEAEELSDIAWKSKAYWDYPVEVMNKFRDLLTVDQDFIEHNPSYLIEHEESDEKVGFYALEEKDGKVWLEHLWVLPDEIGTGLGGTLLCHACEMAETMGYEEMYIISDPNAEEFYRHMGAEKIGEEATDGMPERILPVLRIKI; from the coding sequence ATGTATGACGATGATGTTCGAATACGTCCCGCCAAGCCTGAAGAGGCCGAGGAACTGTCGGATATAGCATGGAAGTCTAAGGCCTACTGGGATTATCCCGTGGAGGTCATGAACAAATTCAGGGATCTGCTCACCGTAGATCAGGATTTCATCGAGCACAACCCCTCCTACCTTATAGAGCACGAGGAGAGCGATGAAAAGGTCGGTTTCTACGCGCTTGAGGAGAAGGACGGAAAAGTATGGCTGGAGCATCTGTGGGTGCTTCCCGATGAGATAGGCACGGGGCTTGGCGGCACGCTGCTTTGTCACGCCTGCGAGATGGCGGAGACGATGGGCTACGAAGAAATGTATATAATATCGGACCCGAACGCCGAGGAGTTCTATCGGCACATGGGAGCTGAAAAAATAGGAGAGGAAGCGACGGATGGAATGCCGGAACGTATTCTGCCCGTCCTCAGGATCAAAATTTAA
- a CDS encoding 3-oxoacid CoA-transferase subunit B produces MLPERSEEEARMRIAKKLAEDLEDGALVNLGIGIPQLVPDYVPEGVRLILQTENGVINAGPTKDKHDLRTIDAGGAPISVLAGGAIIGADLSFSIMRGGHIDVTILGALQVDAEGSLANWMIPKVRVPGMGGAMDIVTGAKKVYAATRHFDKNGRSKLVNKCTLPLTGRGVVNMIVTEYCVVECIYGRMVLTELAADCPMQELLDKTEMKLDVSARLVRYQ; encoded by the coding sequence ATGCTTCCAGAACGTAGCGAAGAAGAGGCGCGCATGCGCATCGCAAAAAAACTTGCGGAAGACCTTGAAGACGGCGCGCTCGTCAATCTTGGCATAGGCATACCGCAGCTCGTGCCCGACTACGTGCCCGAAGGGGTGCGGCTCATTCTGCAAACGGAAAACGGAGTGATAAACGCGGGGCCGACAAAGGACAAACACGACCTCCGCACCATCGACGCTGGCGGCGCGCCGATATCCGTGCTTGCGGGCGGCGCGATAATCGGCGCAGACCTTAGCTTTTCGATAATGCGCGGCGGCCATATCGATGTGACGATACTGGGCGCGCTTCAAGTGGACGCCGAGGGCAGCCTCGCGAACTGGATGATCCCAAAGGTGCGAGTGCCCGGCATGGGCGGCGCGATGGACATCGTAACGGGCGCGAAGAAGGTGTACGCAGCCACACGCCATTTTGACAAAAACGGCCGGAGCAAGCTGGTCAACAAATGCACTCTGCCCCTTACTGGGCGCGGCGTCGTAAACATGATAGTGACAGAATACTGCGTCGTTGAATGTATCTACGGCCGCATGGTGCTGACGGAGCTGGCCGCCGACTGCCCGATGCAGGAGCTGCTGGACAAAACTGAGATGAAGCTCGACGTGAGCGCGAGGCTCGTAAGATACCAGTAG